Proteins found in one Methanospirillum hungatei JF-1 genomic segment:
- a CDS encoding DUF7123 family protein: MPSHIKFREKYNETQSRLITYLRKGLESGRHYFKSKYIAKDLGLSSKEVGTNMAILADICQELTIVKWSYSNSTTWMVSPVKN, encoded by the coding sequence ATGCCATCACACATAAAATTTAGAGAGAAGTACAACGAGACGCAGTCGCGGCTTATTACCTATCTCAGAAAAGGGCTCGAATCAGGAAGACATTACTTCAAGTCCAAGTACATTGCGAAAGACCTGGGGCTGTCTTCCAAAGAGGTGGGGACCAACATGGCAATTCTTGCAGATATCTGTCAGGAACTTACCATAGTCAAGTGGAGCTATTCAAACAGCACCACCTGGATGGTATCCCCGGTAAAGAATTAA
- a CDS encoding phosphate-starvation-inducible PsiE family protein: MIDSIKTFHRIMYLVLLILLGIVLVVSVINLGITVFWSLVDDGGFILESYEIIQIFGYFLLVLIGIEFFESILTYLRDKVIHVEVIVMVAMTAVARKVILLDSEVSDMHLIGLGFLILSLGIAYYLIRKSNREKMKEELVKRTHEA; encoded by the coding sequence ATGATTGACTCCATCAAAACCTTTCATCGGATCATGTACCTGGTCCTTCTTATCCTGCTTGGCATCGTTCTCGTCGTTTCGGTCATTAATCTTGGGATTACTGTATTCTGGTCTCTTGTCGATGATGGCGGATTTATCCTGGAGAGTTATGAAATAATCCAGATATTCGGATACTTCCTCCTGGTACTCATCGGAATTGAGTTTTTTGAGTCAATCCTGACCTATCTTCGCGATAAAGTTATTCATGTTGAAGTGATCGTCATGGTAGCGATGACAGCCGTTGCACGAAAAGTCATCCTACTCGATTCTGAAGTGAGCGATATGCACCTCATAGGTCTCGGATTCCTGATTTTATCCCTGGGTATTGCGTATTATCTTATCCGGAAATCAAACCGTGAGAAGATGAAAGAAGAACTTGTAAAAAGAACTCACGAAGCGTAA
- a CDS encoding L-lactate MFS transporter, translating into MTDESKMTDTGNTRIWGMEAEKGRWILVFLGMVINLCLGTVYSWSVFVGPLTEYFTKTLGQAVTASEILMPFSVFLACFAIAMPLTGKYLDISGPRKIIMAGGILTGLGWILASFSTSVLMLYILYGVIGGLGVGIAYGAPVAVAARWFPDRRGFAVGLVLLGFGFSAFITANLAGLLIGMTGVMGTFRIFGIVFVILTLFLAIPFRFPPSGWTPKGFTGSAATAGSSCSITLPEMVRSGRFYALWICYFIGCLAGLMAISISKPVGSEVVGIEAALGTMLVGFFAIFNGGGRPVFGALTDKINPRNTAIVSFLLIGGASILLASIPSVPVYIIAFALLWGCLGGWLAIAPASTARFFGTGDYPRCYGVIFLAYGAGAIAGPQIAGYIRDATGSYLGVFPVVAVLAFIGIIAAFFMKEK; encoded by the coding sequence ATGACTGATGAATCAAAGATGACTGATACTGGTAATACTCGTATATGGGGAATGGAAGCAGAGAAAGGCAGATGGATCCTGGTTTTTCTCGGGATGGTTATCAATCTCTGTTTGGGAACGGTATACTCATGGTCTGTATTTGTCGGACCGCTGACCGAATATTTCACAAAAACCCTCGGGCAGGCGGTGACAGCAAGTGAGATACTCATGCCCTTTTCGGTCTTCCTGGCATGTTTTGCGATAGCAATGCCGCTGACCGGAAAGTATCTTGATATCTCTGGTCCCCGGAAGATCATCATGGCCGGCGGAATTCTGACCGGGCTTGGGTGGATTCTGGCGTCATTTTCCACGTCGGTTCTTATGCTCTACATCCTATACGGCGTCATTGGCGGACTTGGCGTGGGAATTGCCTATGGTGCCCCGGTTGCAGTTGCTGCCAGGTGGTTTCCTGATCGGCGGGGATTTGCAGTTGGACTTGTCCTGCTGGGATTCGGGTTTTCCGCATTCATAACCGCAAATCTGGCAGGGCTGCTTATTGGGATGACCGGAGTCATGGGAACGTTCAGGATATTTGGCATCGTATTTGTCATCCTGACTCTTTTCCTGGCCATACCGTTCAGATTCCCTCCCTCTGGCTGGACTCCGAAGGGATTTACTGGTTCTGCCGCCACCGCCGGGTCCTCATGTTCGATAACCCTGCCGGAGATGGTCAGGTCAGGACGATTTTATGCTCTCTGGATCTGCTATTTTATCGGCTGCCTTGCCGGTCTTATGGCGATATCCATATCAAAACCGGTCGGTTCAGAGGTGGTCGGGATAGAGGCAGCACTCGGGACCATGCTTGTCGGGTTCTTTGCCATCTTTAATGGTGGAGGGAGACCTGTCTTCGGTGCCCTGACCGATAAGATAAATCCCCGGAATACGGCAATCGTTTCGTTTCTTCTCATTGGAGGAGCGTCTATACTCCTTGCATCCATCCCGTCAGTTCCGGTCTATATCATTGCCTTTGCCTTGTTATGGGGATGTCTTGGGGGCTGGCTTGCAATTGCTCCGGCATCGACCGCCCGGTTCTTCGGAACCGGAGACTATCCGCGATGTTATGGTGTCATCTTTCTTGCCTATGGAGCAGGGGCAATAGCAGGACCACAGATAGCCGGATACATCCGTGATGCAACCGGTTCCTATCTTGGGGTGTTTCCGGTTGTTGCTGTGCTGGCCTTCATCGGGATCATTGCGGCCTTCTTTATGAAGGAAAAATAA
- the acs gene encoding acetate--CoA ligase, with protein sequence MSEDFEVILHTKSYLPDPEYKAQSHLGDYHNAYQEFLKNPEGFWDRMAREIEWMKPWDKVLEWDYPYARWFSGGTLNITTSCLDRHIKAGRRNKLALIWRGEDGEERVYTYRQLHRDVMRFANALKRLGVKKGDRICFYMPLVPEHIIALLACARIGAVHSIVYAGFGAEALHARIRDAEAKVVITADVGKRRGKVISLRSIVDDAIRNTPSVEKVIVLCREKCSVELYSEMEEDFYSLLDGVETDCPPEEMDAEDPLFILYTSGTTGMPKGIVHTCGGYATGVHYTARYIFDLKENDVLWCTADTGWITGHSYIVYGPLSAGATVVITETTPDWPDPGIWWSIIEELGVTIFYTAPTAIRMFMRVGEEWPNKYNLDSLRIIGSVGEPLNPEAFEWYYRVIGKNRIPVLDTWWQTETGMHMITTPLGEPMKPGFAGLPVPGIEVDVVDKDGNSMPPGQGGLLVIKKPWPSMMRTVYRNDERYRKYWNQIRNYYTAGDLAVKDNDGYIMILGRSDDIIIVAGHNLGTAEVESALVEHEAVAEAAVIGVPDEIKGQAVKAFVILVKGYEPSQKLVSELTYHVRMSIGPIAMPASIEFVDSLPRTRSGKIMRRILKAKEMNMDLGDTSTLEE encoded by the coding sequence ATGTCCGAAGATTTTGAGGTCATTTTACATACGAAATCATATCTCCCTGATCCGGAGTACAAGGCCCAGTCACACCTGGGCGATTATCATAATGCCTATCAGGAGTTTTTGAAAAATCCGGAAGGTTTCTGGGACCGGATGGCAAGGGAGATTGAATGGATGAAACCCTGGGACAAGGTCCTGGAGTGGGATTATCCCTATGCCCGATGGTTTTCTGGCGGGACCCTGAATATCACTACCAGTTGTCTTGACCGGCACATTAAGGCCGGGAGAAGAAATAAACTGGCCCTCATCTGGCGGGGTGAGGATGGCGAAGAGCGGGTGTACACCTACCGGCAGTTGCACCGTGATGTCATGCGGTTTGCAAATGCTCTGAAAAGGCTTGGTGTGAAGAAAGGAGATCGTATCTGTTTTTACATGCCGCTGGTCCCTGAGCATATCATCGCACTATTAGCCTGTGCCCGGATTGGTGCGGTTCATTCTATTGTATATGCCGGGTTCGGAGCCGAAGCACTCCATGCCCGTATTCGTGATGCAGAGGCAAAAGTGGTTATCACGGCAGATGTCGGGAAACGCCGGGGTAAGGTCATCTCCCTTCGGAGCATCGTTGATGATGCCATCCGGAACACACCAAGTGTTGAGAAGGTCATCGTCCTCTGTCGGGAGAAATGTTCGGTAGAGTTGTACTCTGAGATGGAGGAGGATTTTTATAGCCTTCTTGATGGTGTGGAGACTGACTGCCCACCTGAAGAGATGGATGCAGAAGATCCACTCTTTATCCTCTATACCAGCGGGACAACCGGGATGCCGAAAGGGATTGTCCATACCTGTGGCGGGTATGCGACCGGAGTTCATTATACCGCCCGGTATATCTTCGACCTGAAGGAGAATGACGTCCTGTGGTGCACGGCAGATACCGGCTGGATTACCGGACACAGTTACATCGTTTATGGCCCTCTCTCTGCCGGGGCTACGGTGGTCATTACCGAAACGACTCCTGACTGGCCTGATCCTGGCATCTGGTGGAGTATCATCGAAGAGCTTGGCGTTACGATATTTTACACGGCACCAACAGCAATCCGGATGTTTATGCGGGTCGGGGAGGAATGGCCGAATAAGTACAACCTTGACTCGCTCCGGATCATCGGATCAGTGGGTGAGCCCCTCAACCCGGAGGCATTTGAGTGGTATTACCGTGTCATTGGAAAGAACCGGATACCAGTCCTTGATACCTGGTGGCAGACCGAGACCGGAATGCACATGATCACAACCCCCCTTGGTGAACCGATGAAACCAGGGTTTGCCGGGCTTCCGGTTCCGGGGATTGAGGTTGATGTCGTGGACAAAGACGGGAACAGTATGCCACCAGGGCAGGGTGGTCTTCTGGTCATTAAAAAACCCTGGCCGTCTATGATGAGGACCGTATACCGGAATGACGAACGGTATCGCAAGTACTGGAATCAGATACGAAATTATTACACCGCAGGAGACCTGGCTGTCAAGGATAATGACGGGTACATCATGATCCTGGGCAGGTCTGATGATATCATCATCGTAGCTGGTCATAATCTTGGGACCGCAGAGGTCGAATCAGCTCTGGTAGAGCATGAGGCAGTAGCAGAAGCGGCGGTTATCGGTGTTCCGGATGAGATCAAGGGCCAGGCGGTAAAGGCATTTGTCATTCTGGTCAAGGGGTATGAGCCAAGTCAGAAGCTTGTGTCTGAACTGACCTATCATGTGAGGATGAGTATCGGGCCGATTGCCATGCCAGCCTCGATAGAATTTGTCGATTCTCTCCCCCGCACAAGAAGCGGGAAAATTATGCGAAGAATCCTCAAAGCAAAGGAGATGAACATGGATCTTGGTGATACCTCCACGCTGGAGGAGTAA
- the rnz gene encoding ribonuclease Z translates to MDIIAGETLQIFFLGTSGALPTISRNLPCILLKWGSHDLIFDCGEGAQRQMMKARAGFSPEVIYISHWHADHFLGVIGLLQTMSFNGREQPLMIVGPDCVHEMVNDIKGLCRTRLSFPVESQKVRAGDLLIYEGYSIRVFAADHGIPGVGYIFEENMRPGRFNRERAIELGIRPGPLFGKLQRGSSVTITVDGEERIITPEMVMGPMRPGRKVIYTGDTRPVLSELADIGDDADLLIHDATFDHQEEERAIEFMHATAAEAGMVAHTLKAHRLALFHFSTRYTSADNHVSDAKTHFSGDILAPDDLTVFDIPFRDE, encoded by the coding sequence GTGGACATAATCGCCGGAGAGACCCTGCAGATATTTTTCCTGGGAACGTCCGGGGCACTTCCCACCATATCCCGGAATCTTCCGTGCATCCTCTTAAAATGGGGGTCTCATGACCTGATCTTTGATTGCGGAGAAGGGGCACAGCGGCAGATGATGAAAGCGCGTGCCGGGTTCTCTCCCGAAGTTATCTATATATCCCACTGGCATGCCGACCATTTTCTCGGGGTTATCGGCCTTCTGCAGACGATGTCCTTTAACGGACGAGAGCAGCCATTGATGATCGTCGGCCCGGACTGTGTGCATGAGATGGTGAACGATATCAAAGGGTTGTGCAGGACCAGGCTGTCATTCCCCGTAGAATCGCAAAAGGTCCGTGCAGGTGATCTGCTCATCTATGAAGGATATTCAATCAGGGTCTTTGCAGCAGATCATGGTATTCCCGGAGTCGGGTACATCTTTGAAGAGAATATGAGACCAGGGCGGTTCAACCGGGAACGTGCCATTGAACTCGGTATCAGGCCAGGACCACTCTTTGGGAAACTGCAGCGGGGCTCATCGGTTACCATCACCGTCGATGGGGAAGAACGGATCATTACTCCCGAAATGGTCATGGGACCCATGAGACCGGGCAGGAAAGTTATCTATACAGGGGACACAAGACCGGTCCTTTCAGAACTTGCAGATATCGGAGATGATGCAGATCTCCTCATCCACGATGCGACGTTTGACCATCAGGAAGAAGAACGGGCAATAGAGTTCATGCATGCAACTGCGGCAGAGGCGGGTATGGTTGCCCATACCCTGAAGGCTCACCGTCTTGCCCTCTTCCATTTCAGCACCCGGTACACGTCTGCTGATAATCATGTTTCTGATGCAAAAACTCATTTTTCAGGAGATATCCTTGCTCCTGATGATCTTACCGTTTTTGATATCCCGTTCAGGGATGAATAA
- a CDS encoding sugar phosphate isomerase/epimerase family protein — MSIRYFFGSSSKVWEDISWIYGIEEAGFDGWEICADGNYHFGKKDQYERVIETLRSTTLQATVHAPFGDLNPAAINDPIWRETIRQLSECIRLASEITDRVTIHPGYLSCTGKLVPEKIWQLQKEAMQEVGKVASEYGVIACLENMPDIHDFLCRYPEEIQGIIEDIEGVSMTIDFGHAHTMGKVNDFMKVLKSASHVHIHDNHGKSDEHLAIGEGTIDWNKLSKALLRDYQGVVVVEGRSIPEAKRSLAQVRRWT; from the coding sequence ATGAGTATCAGATATTTTTTTGGGTCTTCTTCAAAGGTCTGGGAAGACATCTCATGGATATATGGTATTGAGGAGGCAGGATTTGACGGGTGGGAGATCTGTGCAGACGGGAATTACCATTTTGGCAAAAAAGACCAGTACGAGAGGGTTATCGAAACACTCCGGTCCACAACACTGCAGGCAACGGTCCATGCTCCTTTTGGAGACCTGAACCCGGCGGCCATCAATGATCCTATCTGGCGGGAGACGATCAGACAACTCTCGGAGTGTATCAGGCTCGCATCAGAGATAACCGACCGGGTGACGATTCATCCTGGATACCTCTCCTGCACCGGGAAACTGGTTCCTGAGAAGATATGGCAGCTGCAGAAAGAGGCCATGCAAGAAGTTGGAAAGGTGGCGTCAGAATACGGGGTTATTGCCTGCCTTGAGAACATGCCAGATATTCATGACTTTCTCTGCCGATATCCTGAAGAGATCCAGGGGATCATAGAAGATATTGAAGGGGTCTCGATGACAATTGATTTCGGTCATGCACATACCATGGGGAAGGTAAACGATTTTATGAAGGTGCTCAAATCCGCCTCCCATGTCCATATCCATGATAACCACGGGAAATCTGACGAACATCTTGCCATCGGAGAAGGCACAATAGACTGGAACAAGCTGTCAAAAGCCCTTCTCAGAGACTACCAGGGGGTTGTCGTGGTAGAAGGGAGATCCATCCCGGAAGCAAAGCGATCCCTGGCTCAGGTCCGGAGGTGGACATAA
- a CDS encoding DHH family phosphoesterase, which yields MPTGTETIVYSLGDGCSITDIVIGKTYTGTIQGFANFGAFVYLNSSIKGLIHKSNMLMSHREGDTVIVRVGNIRDNGNIDLEEIVISSYQIQPVVCKRRTTKLEDLGEKVGRTVTLECQVAQIKQTSGPTIFTLVDESGTENAAGFIEAGKRAFPDVNQGDTVRATGDVMMRGGQVQVELARLEVLHGAEAKEVLDRIEQAIDERAEPADIPMLIDSPVLERLRPEMRKIAKQIRRAVFTAQPILLRHHADADGICSAVAIEQAVVALINDSGGDYDTANYLFKRAPSKAPFYEIEDIVRDLDYATRDNIRFGQKMPLIMLTDNGSTEEDLPAMKMAKVYGIPMIVFDHHHPDEIVDQYLNAHVNPYHVDGDYGITAGMLGTEIARLIFPKVDHQVRHIAAVAGVADRSEAPERQQYLDLVADRYSEEDCRKIALALDYIQFYLRFNDGKELIKDILDLNGDHDRYRNMVDLLVAEAEFAIGEQVKTCMPHVIASTLPNGAHLFQIDVEIHAHKFTFPPPGKTCGEVHDRLCQQYAGKPVVTLGFGPDFVVLRSRGVLMNIPQMVRELREEISGAGVNGGGHLVVGSIKFVEGMREEVIGRLSEKIGEFPTT from the coding sequence ATGCCAACAGGAACAGAGACAATAGTTTACAGCCTTGGCGATGGCTGCAGTATTACAGACATCGTCATAGGGAAGACATATACCGGGACAATCCAGGGTTTTGCTAACTTCGGTGCGTTCGTATATCTGAATAGTTCAATCAAGGGACTTATCCATAAATCAAATATGCTGATGAGTCACCGTGAGGGTGACACCGTTATTGTCAGAGTAGGAAATATCCGGGACAATGGAAATATTGACCTAGAAGAGATCGTCATCTCATCATACCAGATTCAGCCGGTCGTGTGCAAGCGACGGACAACAAAACTTGAGGATCTGGGGGAAAAAGTCGGAAGAACCGTCACGCTTGAGTGCCAGGTTGCCCAGATTAAGCAGACCTCAGGGCCGACCATCTTTACCCTTGTTGATGAGAGTGGCACTGAAAACGCCGCAGGGTTTATCGAGGCAGGCAAACGTGCATTCCCTGATGTAAACCAGGGTGATACTGTCCGGGCAACCGGGGATGTGATGATGCGGGGGGGCCAGGTCCAGGTTGAACTGGCACGGCTTGAGGTCCTGCATGGAGCAGAGGCAAAAGAGGTGCTTGACCGGATTGAACAGGCTATTGATGAACGGGCAGAACCTGCAGATATTCCCATGTTAATCGACAGCCCGGTCCTTGAACGGCTTCGCCCGGAGATGAGAAAGATAGCAAAACAGATCCGTCGTGCTGTCTTCACCGCCCAGCCGATTCTGCTCCGACACCATGCCGATGCCGACGGAATCTGTTCAGCGGTTGCCATCGAACAGGCTGTCGTTGCTCTCATAAATGACTCTGGCGGGGACTATGATACGGCGAATTACCTCTTTAAACGGGCTCCGTCAAAGGCACCATTCTATGAGATAGAAGACATCGTCCGTGACCTGGATTATGCAACCCGTGATAACATCAGATTCGGACAGAAGATGCCACTCATCATGCTGACCGACAATGGTTCAACAGAAGAAGACCTTCCGGCGATGAAGATGGCAAAGGTATACGGGATTCCGATGATCGTCTTTGATCACCATCACCCTGATGAGATTGTGGACCAGTATCTCAATGCTCATGTAAACCCCTACCACGTTGATGGTGATTACGGGATCACGGCAGGTATGCTGGGGACCGAGATTGCCCGGCTTATCTTCCCGAAAGTTGACCATCAGGTGCGCCATATTGCAGCAGTTGCAGGTGTAGCAGACAGGAGCGAGGCACCCGAACGGCAACAATACTTGGATCTGGTAGCAGACCGGTACTCAGAGGAGGACTGCAGAAAGATTGCACTGGCACTTGATTATATCCAGTTTTATCTCAGGTTTAACGACGGAAAAGAACTCATCAAGGACATTCTGGACCTGAACGGGGACCATGACCGGTACAGGAACATGGTTGATCTCCTGGTAGCAGAAGCGGAATTTGCCATCGGTGAACAGGTAAAGACCTGCATGCCGCATGTGATCGCTTCAACCCTTCCGAATGGAGCGCATCTCTTCCAGATTGATGTGGAGATTCATGCTCATAAATTCACCTTCCCGCCACCGGGAAAAACATGCGGCGAGGTCCATGACCGGTTATGCCAGCAATACGCAGGAAAACCTGTTGTCACGCTCGGATTCGGGCCTGATTTTGTGGTGCTCAGATCGCGGGGTGTGCTCATGAATATCCCGCAGATGGTCCGCGAACTCCGTGAAGAGATATCAGGAGCAGGAGTGAACGGAGGGGGTCATCTGGTCGTCGGAAGCATAAAATTTGTCGAAGGAATGCGGGAAGAGGTTATTGGACGTTTATCAGAGAAAATTGGAGAGTTTCCAACGACCTGA
- a CDS encoding PAS domain-containing protein: protein MLPPEQIYQGVNRMIMYDIFIPDTGADRRRKMIGDYEEIQTIKELLHGSPQGLSITDISKQLHLHRTTAAKYLDMLQMKGDVDLRIMGTSKVYHPSRRVPASVLRSFYDGPFILFTTRLTVKDFSSDLAAYGIEGDITGVELTDKELSPLYDEAMTELCKRAVLGSFAEIDITTPDKKDQKNLHIRIIPVVFDDGRAGCAFLIQDVTDLAQARKEVEICEKELKIVSEDLNEFVFSCTPEGILKRVNHPFCVRMDRKPEELLGFPYEPVISHEDLERLSKMKQEITPTNPSQTISFKAIQPDGMMAFEEWTYRGIFTQDGKLSGYLAVGHDISREKHLEEQLNTFHASFEALVKQRTKEMRQANQDLMKEIARRERIERELLIIEAAFNHASDSILLFERSGRLWRANETSCRLLGYSKDEIAAISVFDINQEITPEIWEEMWEQAEQEPGISRVTSTHVRRDGTIIPVEVSRTFFTAGPMTLFCSIAREIR from the coding sequence GTGCTTCCTCCTGAACAGATTTATCAGGGAGTAAACCGGATGATTATGTACGACATTTTCATCCCAGATACCGGGGCAGACAGGAGAAGAAAGATGATTGGAGATTACGAGGAGATCCAAACTATAAAAGAATTATTGCATGGTTCTCCACAAGGGCTGTCAATAACCGATATTTCAAAACAGTTACATCTGCACCGGACCACTGCAGCAAAATATCTGGATATGCTTCAGATGAAAGGAGATGTCGATCTCCGGATCATGGGAACCTCAAAGGTATACCACCCATCCAGGCGGGTGCCTGCTTCAGTGCTTCGCAGTTTTTATGACGGCCCGTTCATCCTTTTCACAACCAGACTCACCGTCAAGGATTTCTCATCAGACCTTGCAGCATATGGAATTGAAGGGGATATCACCGGAGTGGAGCTCACCGACAAGGAATTATCTCCCTTGTATGATGAAGCGATGACTGAATTATGCAAGCGGGCGGTCCTTGGATCTTTTGCAGAGATAGATATCACAACTCCTGATAAGAAAGACCAGAAAAATCTCCATATCCGGATCATCCCGGTGGTTTTTGATGACGGACGGGCTGGCTGTGCTTTCCTGATTCAGGATGTCACCGATCTTGCCCAAGCTCGAAAGGAGGTTGAGATCTGTGAGAAGGAATTGAAGATTGTTTCTGAAGATCTGAACGAATTTGTCTTCAGCTGTACTCCTGAGGGAATTCTCAAAAGGGTGAATCATCCCTTCTGTGTCAGGATGGATAGAAAGCCGGAAGAACTTCTTGGATTCCCCTATGAACCGGTTATATCTCACGAGGATCTTGAGCGGCTCTCAAAGATGAAACAGGAGATTACACCAACCAATCCGTCCCAGACCATCTCATTTAAGGCAATACAACCGGATGGGATGATGGCCTTTGAAGAATGGACCTACCGTGGCATTTTCACGCAGGATGGAAAGCTCTCCGGATATCTTGCCGTGGGCCATGATATCTCACGGGAAAAACACCTCGAAGAACAACTCAATACATTCCATGCCAGTTTTGAGGCCCTGGTAAAACAACGAACCAAGGAGATGCGGCAGGCAAACCAGGATCTGATGAAGGAGATAGCACGAAGAGAACGGATAGAACGTGAACTACTCATCATCGAGGCTGCATTTAACCATGCTTCCGATTCAATACTTCTCTTTGAACGATCCGGGAGACTCTGGAGGGCCAATGAGACCAGTTGCAGACTGCTTGGATATTCAAAGGACGAGATAGCAGCAATATCGGTCTTTGATATCAACCAGGAGATTACTCCGGAGATCTGGGAAGAGATGTGGGAGCAGGCAGAGCAGGAACCGGGGATATCGCGGGTGACTTCAACCCATGTCCGGAGGGATGGGACTATCATTCCGGTTGAGGTCTCCCGGACATTTTTCACCGCCGGCCCGATGACGCTGTTTTGTTCTATTGCAAGAGAGATCAGGTGA